From the Bacillus tuaregi genome, one window contains:
- a CDS encoding calcium-translocating P-type ATPase, SERCA-type — protein MKYHEMNTKEVEEALNTDLSSGLSTADVKQRLKQYGRNELEEGEKQSAWLLFFSQFKDFMVLVLLAATLISGFLGEYIDAIAIIAIVIVNAFLGFFQEIKAEKSLQALKELSAPQVQVLRDGQWIKIASKEIVPGDVLKFSSGDRIGADLRLVDVKSLEIEESALTGESLPVSKRTGALTAENLGIGDMENMAFMGTMVTRGNGIGVVVGTGMKTAMGQIADLLQSAEAMTTPLQRRLEQLGKILIVTALLLTTLVVIVGVFQGNDLYTMFLAGVSLAVAAIPEGLPAIVTVALSLGVQRMIKQNAIVRKLPAVETLGCASVICSDKTGTMTQNEMTVTHLWSSGQTWFVDGVGYEPRGAFYQNAERIDVNNEKALQQMLMFGMLCNHAELIQKKKEFVVDGDPTEGALLVAAMKAGYNRENLLTEFKIVQEFPFDSTRKMMSVIIKDPNGRQFVVTKGAPDILVGKSEAILWNGKKQLLSQDAKQTVQSAINELASKALRTIAIGFKEISSQTLVLDEKEAEKNLTIIGLQGMIDPPRPEVKLAVKECKDAGIKTVMITGDHVITAKAIAKQLGILSNQSKVLDGPALSEMSLEELEAVVEDVSVFARVSPEHKLKIVKALQNRGHIVAMTGDGVNDAPAIKAADIGVAMGITGTDVAKEASALVLLDDNFATIKSAIKEGRNIYENIRKFIRYLLASNVGEILVMLFAMLLALPLPLVPIQILWVNLVTDGLPAMALGLDQPEGDVMKRKPRNPKEGVFARGLGWKIISRGFLIGLVTLLAFIFAYKDNPEQLEYAQTVAFATLVLAQLIHVFDCRSEKSILSRNPFGNKYLVWAVILSLFMVLAVIYYPPLQPIFHTVPIVASDWWIITGLSAVPTFLLAGSFLLRKSK, from the coding sequence ATGAAGTACCATGAGATGAACACGAAAGAGGTAGAGGAAGCGCTAAATACAGACCTCTCGTCAGGATTATCAACTGCAGATGTTAAACAAAGGCTTAAGCAATACGGAAGAAATGAACTAGAAGAAGGTGAAAAACAGTCTGCATGGCTGTTGTTTTTCAGTCAATTTAAAGACTTTATGGTGCTTGTGTTACTGGCAGCTACCTTAATTTCCGGTTTTTTAGGGGAGTATATTGATGCGATTGCGATTATTGCCATTGTTATCGTTAATGCTTTTCTTGGCTTTTTTCAAGAAATCAAGGCAGAAAAATCCTTGCAGGCATTAAAGGAGCTTTCTGCTCCACAGGTACAAGTCTTACGTGATGGACAATGGATAAAAATTGCATCGAAGGAAATTGTCCCTGGGGATGTCTTAAAGTTCTCTAGCGGGGATCGTATTGGTGCAGATTTGCGATTGGTTGATGTAAAAAGTCTTGAAATAGAAGAATCAGCGCTTACTGGGGAATCATTGCCGGTTTCAAAAAGGACAGGAGCACTTACCGCAGAAAATCTTGGAATCGGCGATATGGAAAATATGGCTTTTATGGGTACGATGGTGACACGAGGCAACGGAATCGGAGTTGTTGTTGGAACAGGCATGAAAACCGCGATGGGTCAAATTGCCGATTTACTTCAGAGTGCCGAAGCGATGACAACTCCACTGCAAAGACGATTGGAGCAGCTTGGTAAAATCTTAATTGTCACAGCTCTATTATTAACCACACTCGTTGTAATTGTCGGAGTTTTTCAAGGAAATGATTTATATACGATGTTTTTGGCAGGTGTCTCCCTTGCGGTTGCTGCTATTCCGGAAGGTCTGCCCGCTATTGTGACGGTCGCCCTTTCACTTGGTGTTCAGCGGATGATAAAACAAAATGCTATTGTCAGAAAGCTGCCAGCTGTCGAAACATTAGGCTGTGCTTCTGTCATCTGTTCTGACAAAACAGGAACGATGACACAGAATGAAATGACAGTCACCCATTTATGGAGCAGTGGTCAAACCTGGTTTGTTGATGGAGTTGGCTACGAGCCGAGGGGAGCATTTTACCAAAACGCTGAAAGAATAGATGTGAATAACGAGAAAGCACTTCAGCAAATGCTCATGTTTGGGATGTTGTGTAATCATGCAGAATTAATCCAGAAGAAAAAGGAATTTGTTGTGGATGGTGATCCGACTGAAGGGGCTCTACTAGTAGCCGCCATGAAAGCGGGTTATAACCGTGAAAATCTATTAACTGAATTTAAAATTGTTCAGGAGTTCCCGTTCGATTCAACAAGAAAAATGATGAGTGTCATTATTAAGGATCCGAATGGCAGACAATTTGTCGTGACAAAAGGAGCTCCGGATATTCTCGTTGGGAAAAGTGAAGCGATTCTATGGAATGGGAAAAAACAATTGCTATCACAGGATGCCAAGCAAACGGTTCAATCTGCCATCAATGAGCTAGCATCAAAAGCGCTTAGAACAATCGCCATTGGTTTTAAGGAGATCTCTTCACAGACGCTTGTTCTCGATGAAAAAGAGGCAGAGAAGAACCTAACCATTATTGGTCTCCAGGGCATGATTGACCCGCCGCGTCCAGAAGTAAAGCTTGCCGTTAAAGAATGTAAGGATGCAGGCATTAAAACCGTTATGATAACCGGCGACCATGTTATAACAGCCAAAGCCATAGCTAAGCAGCTGGGAATTCTTTCGAATCAATCAAAAGTGCTCGATGGACCTGCTCTTTCAGAAATGTCTCTCGAGGAGCTTGAGGCTGTTGTCGAGGATGTGTCCGTTTTTGCCCGTGTTTCACCAGAGCACAAATTAAAAATTGTTAAAGCCCTGCAAAATAGAGGTCATATCGTGGCGATGACAGGTGATGGCGTCAATGATGCACCGGCCATAAAAGCGGCAGATATTGGCGTTGCAATGGGGATAACGGGTACAGATGTAGCGAAAGAGGCATCTGCCCTTGTCTTGCTCGATGATAATTTTGCCACGATAAAATCGGCTATTAAAGAAGGTCGCAATATCTATGAGAATATCCGGAAGTTTATCCGCTATCTATTAGCTTCTAATGTTGGAGAAATTCTCGTCATGTTATTTGCCATGTTATTAGCATTACCCTTACCACTTGTTCCAATCCAAATTCTCTGGGTGAATTTAGTTACAGATGGTTTGCCTGCTATGGCGCTTGGTTTAGACCAGCCCGAAGGAGATGTGATGAAACGGAAGCCGCGTAACCCGAAAGAAGGCGTATTTGCAAGAGGGCTAGGCTGGAAAATTATTTCGAGAGGATTTTTAATTGGATTGGTTACGTTACTGGCTTTTATTTTTGCGTATAAGGACAATCCTGAACAGCTTGAATATGCACAGACAGTTGCTTTTGCCACGCTTGTTCTGGCGCAATTAATTCATGTGTTTGATTGTCGCAGTGAAAAATCTATCCTTTCGCGTAATCCATTTGGCAACAAATACTTAGTATGGGCCGTTATTTTATCGCTCTTCATGGTGCTGGCTGTGATTTATTATCCGCCGCTTCAGCCAATATTCCATACCGTACCGATTGTGGCTTCTGATTGGTGGATTATAACAGGACTTTCGGCAGTTCCAACTTTTTTACTTGCGGGTTCATTTTTACTGCGAAAATCAAAATAA
- the gmk gene encoding guanylate kinase, translated as MHEKGLLIVLSGPSGVGKGTVRKEIFSQPDTKFEYSISMTTRSPREGEVDGVDYFFKTREEFENLIEQGKLLEYAQFVGNYYGTPVDYVRETLDKGKDVFLEIEVQGARQVREKFPDGLFIFLMPPSLSELKNRIVTRGTETEDIINNRLNVAKEEIEMMHLYDYVVENDQIELACERIKAIVVAEHCRRERVEPKYLKMLEVK; from the coding sequence ATTCATGAAAAAGGGTTACTGATTGTATTATCTGGACCTTCAGGTGTTGGTAAAGGAACAGTGAGGAAGGAAATTTTTTCACAGCCGGATACAAAATTTGAATATTCTATCTCAATGACAACGAGATCTCCACGTGAAGGAGAAGTAGATGGCGTTGATTATTTTTTTAAAACACGAGAAGAGTTTGAAAATCTGATAGAGCAAGGGAAGTTACTTGAATATGCTCAGTTTGTCGGCAATTATTATGGGACGCCAGTCGATTACGTACGTGAAACATTAGATAAGGGAAAGGACGTTTTCCTAGAAATAGAGGTACAAGGTGCACGACAAGTCCGTGAAAAGTTTCCTGATGGATTATTTATTTTTCTAATGCCGCCTAGTTTGTCCGAATTGAAAAATCGAATTGTGACAAGAGGTACGGAAACAGAGGATATCATTAACAATCGTTTAAATGTAGCAAAGGAAGAAATTGAAATGATGCACTTGTATGATTATGTGGTTGAGAACGACCAAATCGAGCTTGCCTGTGAACGCATCAAGGCCATTGTCGTGGCAGAGCATTGCCGAAGAGAACGAGTAGAACCAAAATATTTAAAAATGCTGGAGGTTAAGTAG
- a CDS encoding Rqc2 family fibronectin-binding protein → MSFDGLFTRAMVKELADSLRGGRINKVHQPYKNEIILVIRANGKNQRVLLSAHPAHARVQISQEEYENPPIPPMFCMLLRKHIEGYILEDVCQTGLDRMIIFDIKGRNEIGDTSYKRLIVEIMGRHSNIILVDRTKNMILDSIKHVSSAINTYRTVLPGHEYILPPAQDKANPFEADEQDLLRRLHFNEGKLDKQLVNQYAGLSPLIAKEITFHAGLINRATLPKAFLNLIEKVKRHQYSPSIMESNHKENFYLFPLESTKSQHVKSFATLGEMLDRYYFGKAERDRVKQQANDIERLVMNEKEKNEKKIAKLNETLQEANKAQQFQLYGELLTANLFAVKKGISEIDVVNYYDETGATVTIPLDPFKTPSENAQRYFTKYQKAKNALEIVKEQIEKANDEVRYFDALFQQLETASPKDVAEIRDELIEEGYIRHRQKRQLKKQTQKPVLDHCYASDGTEIIIGKNNKQNDYLTNRLAARDEIWLHTKDIPGSHVVIRSKEPSEKTIHEAAILAAFYSKARNSSSVPVDFTRVRYVKKPSGAKPGFVIYDNQQTVFVTPDEEAVLRLKNNKKQ, encoded by the coding sequence ATGTCGTTTGATGGATTATTTACACGGGCAATGGTTAAAGAGCTGGCTGACTCTTTGAGAGGCGGTCGGATTAATAAAGTACACCAACCATATAAAAATGAGATAATACTAGTAATACGAGCAAATGGAAAAAACCAAAGAGTGTTACTTTCCGCACATCCAGCGCACGCAAGAGTCCAGATTTCTCAAGAGGAATACGAGAATCCTCCCATCCCACCCATGTTTTGCATGCTGCTGAGAAAACATATTGAAGGATATATATTAGAGGATGTCTGCCAAACCGGACTTGATCGGATGATTATTTTTGATATTAAAGGAAGAAATGAAATTGGGGATACATCCTATAAAAGACTGATTGTTGAGATTATGGGACGTCATAGTAATATTATTCTAGTTGACCGGACCAAAAATATGATTCTGGACAGTATTAAGCACGTTTCATCAGCCATTAATACGTATCGAACCGTTCTGCCTGGTCATGAATATATCCTTCCTCCCGCCCAGGACAAAGCGAACCCATTTGAGGCTGATGAACAGGACTTATTAAGGCGCCTCCATTTTAATGAAGGGAAACTTGATAAACAGCTTGTCAATCAATATGCCGGTCTTTCGCCTTTAATTGCTAAAGAAATCACCTTTCATGCCGGCCTGATTAATCGAGCTACCTTGCCGAAAGCCTTTCTGAATCTAATTGAAAAAGTTAAGCGTCACCAATATTCCCCTTCTATTATGGAGAGCAACCATAAAGAAAATTTTTACTTATTCCCTCTTGAAAGCACGAAGAGTCAACATGTTAAATCCTTTGCAACTCTTGGAGAAATGCTTGACCGCTATTATTTTGGTAAAGCCGAACGCGACCGTGTTAAACAGCAGGCAAATGATATTGAACGCTTAGTGATGAATGAAAAAGAAAAAAACGAGAAAAAAATAGCCAAACTGAATGAGACATTGCAGGAAGCGAATAAAGCACAGCAGTTTCAACTATATGGAGAATTATTAACCGCCAATTTATTTGCTGTGAAAAAAGGAATAAGTGAAATTGATGTTGTAAATTATTATGATGAAACCGGAGCTACTGTTACGATTCCATTGGACCCATTCAAAACACCTTCAGAAAATGCCCAGAGGTATTTTACTAAATACCAAAAGGCGAAAAATGCTCTTGAAATTGTCAAGGAACAAATTGAAAAAGCAAACGATGAAGTTCGATATTTTGACGCCCTTTTCCAGCAGCTAGAAACGGCTTCACCAAAGGATGTCGCAGAAATCCGCGATGAGCTAATAGAAGAAGGGTATATTCGCCACAGACAAAAAAGGCAACTGAAAAAACAAACGCAAAAGCCTGTCCTTGATCACTGCTATGCTTCTGATGGCACCGAGATAATAATTGGTAAAAATAATAAACAAAATGATTACTTGACTAATCGCCTGGCAGCCCGTGATGAAATTTGGCTGCATACAAAGGATATTCCAGGCTCACATGTCGTCATCCGTAGTAAAGAGCCCTCCGAAAAAACCATCCACGAAGCGGCAATCCTAGCTGCCTTTTACAGTAAAGCACGCAATTCAAGCTCTGTTCCTGTTGATTTCACACGGGTACGATACGTAAAAAAACCATCTGGAGCAAAGCCGGGATTTGTCATTTATGATAATCAGCAAACAGTCTTTGTTACTCCTGACGAAGAGGCTGTCCTGAGATTAAAAAACAATAAGAAACAGTAA
- the remA gene encoding extracellular matrix/biofilm regulator RemA: protein MIKLINIGFGNIVSANRIISIVSPESAPIKRIIQDARDRGSLIDATYGRRTRAVIIMDSDHVILSAVQPETVAHRLNDKDEIMDEG, encoded by the coding sequence GTGATCAAACTGATTAATATCGGCTTTGGCAATATCGTTTCTGCCAACCGGATTATCTCTATCGTGAGTCCTGAATCGGCACCGATAAAAAGAATCATTCAGGATGCACGTGACCGTGGTTCATTAATTGACGCAACATATGGCAGAAGAACAAGGGCTGTCATAATTATGGATAGTGATCATGTGATTTTAAGTGCGGTGCAGCCTGAAACCGTTGCACATCGTTTAAATGATAAGGATGAAATAATGGATGAAGGGTAG
- the def gene encoding peptide deformylase, whose protein sequence is MAVKKIVMHPAEILEQPCKPVTSFNNKLKKLLNDMYDTMIEFDGVGLAAPQVGVDEQIAIVDIDDGTGTIEMINPEILETKGEQLGVEGCLSFPGLYGEVSRPYYVKVQAQDRKGRSFIIEAEDFLARAIQHEIDHLHGILFTSKVTKYIEDKELQEVEGE, encoded by the coding sequence TTGGCAGTAAAAAAAATAGTGATGCATCCGGCAGAAATATTAGAGCAGCCTTGTAAACCGGTTACATCTTTTAATAATAAGTTAAAAAAGTTGTTGAATGATATGTACGATACAATGATTGAGTTTGATGGTGTTGGCTTGGCAGCGCCCCAGGTGGGTGTGGATGAGCAAATAGCCATTGTTGATATAGATGATGGAACAGGCACGATTGAAATGATCAATCCGGAAATCCTCGAAACAAAAGGTGAGCAATTAGGTGTGGAAGGCTGTTTAAGCTTTCCTGGCTTGTATGGGGAGGTTAGCCGACCTTATTATGTGAAGGTACAAGCGCAGGACCGAAAGGGACGAAGCTTTATTATAGAAGCAGAGGATTTTCTAGCCCGGGCAATCCAGCATGAAATAGATCACCTGCATGGTATTTTGTTTACATCAAAGGTTACGAAATATATAGAGGATAAAGAGCTTCAGGAGGTGGAAGGAGAATGA
- the rpoZ gene encoding DNA-directed RNA polymerase subunit omega, with protein MLDPSIDSLMTKIDSKYSLVSVAAKRARQMQLGETTLLNRYISHKNVGKALEEIDADRLFYRLADRDLGSRYE; from the coding sequence ATGTTAGATCCATCGATTGATTCTTTAATGACAAAAATTGATAGTAAGTATTCTTTAGTATCGGTAGCAGCTAAGCGTGCCCGTCAGATGCAATTGGGGGAAACGACTTTATTAAATCGTTACATTTCTCATAAAAATGTTGGAAAAGCGCTTGAGGAAATTGATGCGGATCGATTATTTTACCGCTTAGCAGATAGAGACTTAGGTTCAAGGTATGAATAA
- the priA gene encoding primosomal protein N' — protein sequence MTVAKVIVDVPAKQTNRPFDYAIPERLSRVLMPGMRVIVPFGPRKVQGFVMDIVEESEFPKLREISELMDIEPVLNKELLLLSDWLTEKTLCYKISAFQVMLPPALKAKYEKKVKLKSRSQLEQLSPVLQRHFMNKDIIPWEEVSGGDELSLIQKAIANDLLEVLYEVKERIKKKQVKLIRAAVSKDKLQAYRLEIPSRRIKQLLLLDYFIADGLPLERSKLMSMLGVSSSVIKGLLDKGILAETTKEVYRDPYKDREIIKTMPLELTRDQAQAIQPILSSLKEEKHDVFLLYGVTGSGKTEVYLQSIQRVLELGKEGIVLVPEISLTPQMVNRFKGRFGEQVAVLHSGLSVGEKYDEWRKIQRKEVKVVVGARSAVFAPFENLGIIIIDEEHETSYKQEDNPRYHARDVAIERAKRYNCPVVLGSATPSLETFARAKKGVYQLLTLSKRMNERNLPHVEIVDMREELREGNRSMFSRVLHEKLQDRLDKKEQTVLFLNKRGHSSFVMCRDCGYVLQCPNCDISLTYHRYNQQMKCHYCGYESIVPTTCPECASDHIRYFGTGTQKVEEEIAKIFPQARVIRMDVDTTSRKGAHEKLLTEFQEGHADILLGTQMIAKGLDFPNITLVGVLSADTMLHLPDFRSSEKTFQLLTQVSGRAGRHELAGEVVIQTYTPEHYSIELAGDQDYDQFYQREMMIRKIHKYPPFFYISLITVSHEELMKVVSVTEKITRYLTSRLSKEAIVLGPVASPIPRLNNKYRYQCLIKYKREPNLTDALKAVLDHHQQDIHQSGLQIAIDKNPYILM from the coding sequence ATGACCGTTGCGAAAGTCATTGTGGATGTACCGGCCAAGCAAACGAACAGGCCCTTTGATTATGCTATACCTGAAAGGCTCAGCAGAGTTTTAATGCCTGGGATGCGTGTGATTGTTCCATTTGGTCCACGAAAGGTTCAGGGATTTGTCATGGATATTGTGGAAGAATCGGAATTTCCGAAGCTGAGAGAAATCAGCGAGCTAATGGATATTGAACCTGTACTGAATAAAGAGCTTCTTTTGCTTTCTGATTGGTTAACTGAAAAAACATTATGCTATAAGATTTCAGCCTTTCAGGTCATGCTTCCGCCTGCATTAAAAGCAAAATACGAGAAAAAAGTTAAATTGAAAAGCCGCTCACAGCTTGAGCAGCTTTCCCCTGTGTTACAAAGGCATTTTATGAACAAAGATATAATTCCTTGGGAGGAAGTGAGCGGAGGGGATGAGCTTTCACTAATTCAAAAAGCCATCGCCAATGACCTCCTTGAGGTACTATACGAGGTAAAAGAACGGATAAAAAAGAAACAAGTAAAGTTGATAAGAGCAGCTGTTTCAAAGGATAAGTTACAAGCCTATCGCTTAGAAATTCCAAGCCGTCGTATAAAACAGTTATTACTACTTGATTATTTTATCGCTGATGGTTTGCCGCTGGAAAGGTCAAAACTCATGTCAATGCTTGGGGTTTCCAGTTCTGTCATTAAGGGCCTGCTTGACAAAGGCATTTTAGCGGAAACGACAAAAGAGGTATATCGTGACCCTTATAAGGATCGAGAGATTATAAAAACAATGCCGCTAGAGCTGACACGTGATCAGGCACAGGCCATCCAACCTATTTTGTCGTCGCTAAAAGAGGAAAAACATGATGTCTTTCTTTTGTACGGTGTTACGGGAAGTGGAAAAACAGAAGTTTATTTGCAATCGATTCAACGGGTGCTTGAGCTTGGGAAGGAAGGAATTGTTCTTGTTCCAGAAATCTCATTGACACCTCAGATGGTCAATCGATTTAAAGGGCGTTTTGGAGAACAGGTTGCGGTTCTGCATAGCGGATTATCTGTGGGTGAAAAATACGATGAATGGAGAAAAATCCAACGTAAAGAAGTAAAGGTGGTTGTCGGGGCACGTTCGGCTGTTTTTGCTCCATTTGAAAACTTAGGAATCATTATTATTGATGAAGAGCATGAAACTAGCTATAAGCAAGAGGACAATCCACGATATCATGCACGTGATGTCGCCATCGAAAGAGCGAAACGCTATAATTGCCCGGTTGTATTAGGGAGTGCGACCCCCTCATTAGAAACCTTTGCCCGTGCGAAAAAAGGTGTTTATCAGTTATTAACCCTTTCAAAACGCATGAATGAGCGTAATCTGCCACATGTGGAAATTGTTGATATGCGTGAAGAGCTAAGAGAGGGAAATCGATCAATGTTTTCGCGAGTATTGCATGAAAAGCTACAGGATCGTTTAGATAAAAAAGAGCAAACGGTTTTATTTCTGAATAAAAGGGGGCACTCATCCTTTGTCATGTGTCGTGATTGTGGTTATGTTCTGCAGTGTCCAAATTGTGATATTTCCTTAACCTACCATCGATACAATCAGCAAATGAAATGCCATTATTGTGGCTACGAATCCATTGTTCCAACAACGTGTCCGGAATGTGCCAGCGACCATATTCGCTATTTTGGAACTGGAACCCAAAAAGTAGAAGAAGAAATTGCGAAAATTTTTCCACAAGCAAGAGTGATAAGAATGGATGTTGATACGACATCAAGAAAAGGGGCCCATGAAAAGCTATTAACAGAATTTCAGGAAGGTCATGCTGATATATTGCTTGGTACCCAAATGATTGCAAAAGGTCTTGATTTTCCTAATATTACGCTAGTAGGGGTATTATCAGCTGATACAATGCTCCATTTACCAGATTTTCGTTCATCCGAGAAGACCTTTCAATTATTAACCCAAGTAAGCGGCCGGGCAGGGAGACATGAGCTTGCTGGAGAAGTAGTGATTCAAACCTATACCCCTGAGCATTATAGTATTGAGCTTGCTGGGGACCAGGATTATGATCAATTTTACCAGCGGGAAATGATGATTCGTAAAATTCATAAATATCCACCCTTTTTCTATATCTCCTTAATCACTGTCAGTCATGAGGAATTGATGAAAGTCGTCTCTGTAACAGAAAAAATAACAAGATATCTTACTTCAAGATTGTCAAAGGAAGCCATTGTTCTTGGTCCAGTTGCATCACCGATTCCAAGACTGAATAATAAATATCGCTATCAATGCTTAATTAAATATAAACGTGAACCAAATCTAACTGATGCTTTGAAAGCTGTCCTCGACCATCACCAACAGGATATACATCAATCTGGCCTGCAAATAGCCATTGACAAGAACCCTTATATCCTCATGTAA
- the coaBC gene encoding bifunctional phosphopantothenoylcysteine decarboxylase/phosphopantothenate--cysteine ligase CoaBC, with translation MLNGKNILLCVTGGIAVYKAAALTSKLTQEGAEVRVILSQSACEFVAPLTFQALSRNDVYTDTFDEKDSKKIAHIDLADWADLILVAPATANIIGKLAGGIADDMISTTLLAAVAPVWIAPAMNVHMYNHPAVQKNMATLREYGYSFIEPGEGYLACGYVGKGRLEEPENIVAKINRFFAPSEGRLSGKKIMITAGPTREKIDPVRYLTNHSSGKMGYAVAEEARREGAEVILISGPVSLAPPEGIHVVQVESAQEMYEAVMNRFADADVVIKSAAVADYRPKEYADHKIKKQPGEQVIELERTKDILMELGQRKDKQLLIGFAAETNNVSEYARKKLNSKNADMIVANNVKEAGAGFGTDTNIVTFYRKDGVTKEFPILSKKEVATKIIDEVYLLLKENQ, from the coding sequence ATGCTAAATGGTAAAAATATATTATTATGCGTGACAGGAGGCATAGCTGTATATAAGGCAGCAGCCTTGACAAGTAAACTTACCCAGGAAGGTGCAGAGGTACGTGTGATATTAAGTCAATCTGCTTGCGAGTTTGTTGCACCGCTTACCTTTCAAGCTTTATCACGAAACGATGTATATACCGATACCTTTGATGAAAAAGATTCCAAAAAAATTGCCCATATTGATTTAGCTGATTGGGCAGATTTAATATTGGTTGCTCCTGCCACCGCGAATATTATCGGAAAATTAGCAGGCGGAATTGCTGATGATATGATTTCGACGACTTTACTTGCTGCGGTTGCACCAGTTTGGATTGCCCCGGCAATGAATGTCCATATGTATAACCATCCCGCTGTACAAAAAAATATGGCTACCTTAAGAGAGTACGGCTATTCATTTATTGAGCCTGGTGAGGGATATTTAGCGTGCGGCTATGTTGGAAAAGGAAGATTAGAAGAACCGGAAAATATTGTAGCGAAAATAAATCGATTCTTTGCTCCGAGTGAAGGCAGACTATCTGGGAAAAAAATTATGATTACAGCCGGTCCTACAAGAGAAAAGATTGATCCTGTTCGTTATCTTACTAATCATTCGTCGGGGAAAATGGGTTATGCCGTTGCTGAAGAAGCAAGAAGAGAAGGTGCAGAGGTCATTTTAATCTCTGGTCCGGTTTCGTTAGCACCACCAGAAGGGATCCACGTGGTCCAAGTGGAAAGTGCACAGGAAATGTATGAAGCGGTTATGAATCGATTTGCCGATGCTGATGTCGTGATTAAATCGGCAGCCGTTGCTGATTACCGTCCGAAAGAGTATGCCGATCATAAAATAAAAAAACAGCCTGGCGAGCAGGTCATTGAGCTTGAACGAACAAAGGATATCTTAATGGAGCTGGGACAAAGAAAAGACAAGCAACTATTGATTGGTTTTGCGGCTGAGACCAACAATGTCAGTGAATATGCTAGAAAAAAGCTAAATAGTAAAAATGCAGATATGATTGTTGCAAATAATGTTAAGGAAGCTGGAGCCGGTTTTGGCACGGATACAAATATTGTAACCTTTTATCGCAAAGACGGAGTGACAAAGGAATTTCCTATTCTCTCAAAAAAGGAAGTTGCAACAAAAATCATTGATGAAGTATATCTGCTTCTAAAGGAAAATCAGTAA
- a CDS encoding YicC/YloC family endoribonuclease — translation MVMSMTGFGRSKKSTDSSSVSVEVKTVNHRFSEFYIRMPRQFNKIEDKIKKKLSSSIHRGRIEVYVTVEGEGIVDRKVMVDWELLDHYVQTIANIKQKYALEHGLSLQDLLSREDIIHIEEEESGDEELERVVLEAVEEAAHSVIEMRNAEGSALEKDISIHLHNFQDLVTNIIELAPTVVQLYRDKLTKRINEFVGGQIDEARILTEVAIFADKADINEELTRLKSHIKQFGKILTFREPIGRKLDFLLQEMNREVNTIGSKANDSEIARVVVEMKSILEKMKEQVQNIE, via the coding sequence ATGGTTATGAGTATGACAGGATTTGGACGAAGTAAAAAGAGTACAGACTCTTCTTCTGTTTCTGTAGAAGTAAAAACGGTAAACCATCGGTTCTCCGAATTTTATATTCGAATGCCCCGTCAATTTAATAAAATTGAAGATAAAATTAAAAAGAAATTGAGCTCATCTATACATAGAGGAAGAATAGAAGTTTATGTGACTGTTGAGGGAGAAGGAATTGTTGATCGAAAGGTAATGGTCGATTGGGAATTACTTGACCATTATGTGCAGACCATTGCAAATATAAAGCAAAAATACGCTCTTGAGCATGGACTATCTCTACAGGATTTATTAAGCAGGGAGGATATTATCCATATCGAAGAAGAAGAGAGCGGTGATGAAGAGCTTGAACGAGTCGTTCTAGAAGCAGTGGAGGAAGCGGCTCATTCAGTCATCGAAATGCGTAATGCTGAGGGCTCTGCGCTTGAAAAGGATATAAGCATACATTTACATAATTTCCAGGATTTGGTAACGAATATAATTGAGCTTGCGCCGACTGTGGTACAATTATATCGTGACAAATTAACGAAGCGAATCAACGAATTTGTCGGCGGTCAAATAGATGAAGCTCGTATCTTAACTGAAGTAGCCATTTTTGCCGATAAAGCTGATATAAACGAGGAATTAACGAGGCTTAAAAGCCATATCAAACAGTTTGGTAAAATTCTTACTTTTCGTGAGCCGATAGGTCGAAAGCTTGATTTTCTACTCCAGGAAATGAATAGAGAAGTCAATACAATAGGCTCTAAAGCCAATGATTCGGAAATTGCAAGAGTAGTGGTTGAGATGAAAAGCATCCTAGAAAAAATGAAAGAACAGGTACAAAACATTGAATAG